A single genomic interval of Nonomuraea rubra harbors:
- a CDS encoding TetR family transcriptional regulator, producing the protein MTSERILEAARVLFAARGYRATSMQAIADEVGLTKAALYYHFESKEEILRQLTLPLLDELEAVLAQAESYEDAEEVRWRAIEGYVDVHLRHRHTLTMLVKDMTLLVQAPIADRFRTVIALANDLVAGPGSGLEQRVRACQVVAGLADPVVLFRDEPAGQLRSLILDGARALLGEPAVPRARGRARGRNGGRHALLTGEQVAQARSLYEQGCGAEEIAARFGVSRATIYRHLKN; encoded by the coding sequence TTGACTTCAGAGCGGATTCTGGAGGCGGCGCGCGTCCTGTTCGCCGCTCGCGGCTACCGCGCCACCTCCATGCAGGCCATCGCCGACGAGGTCGGTCTCACCAAGGCCGCCCTCTACTACCACTTCGAGTCCAAGGAGGAGATCCTCCGGCAGCTCACCCTGCCGCTGCTGGACGAGCTGGAGGCGGTGCTGGCCCAGGCGGAGTCGTACGAGGACGCCGAGGAGGTGCGGTGGCGGGCCATCGAGGGGTACGTGGATGTGCACCTGCGGCACCGGCACACGCTCACCATGCTGGTCAAGGACATGACCCTGCTGGTGCAGGCGCCGATCGCCGACCGCTTCCGTACCGTCATCGCCCTGGCCAACGACCTGGTGGCCGGCCCCGGCAGCGGCCTGGAGCAGCGGGTGCGAGCCTGCCAGGTGGTCGCCGGGCTGGCCGATCCCGTGGTGCTGTTCCGCGACGAACCGGCCGGACAGCTGCGAAGCCTGATCCTGGACGGCGCCAGGGCCCTGCTGGGCGAACCGGCCGTTCCCCGGGCGCGCGGGCGGGCCCGGGGACGAAACGGCGGGCGGCACGCCCTCCTCACCGGGGAACAGGTCGCACAGGCCCGTTCCCTCTACGAGCAGGGCTGCGGCGCCGAGGAGATAGCCGCCCGTTTCGGCGTCTCCAGGGCGACCATTTATCGTCATCTCAAAAACTAA
- a CDS encoding alpha/beta hydrolase, protein MRSRVSFTAGGVRCAGHLYLPAGSGAVPCVVLCHGFSGTMDRLFDYAERFAAEGLAALVFDYRSFGESDGEPRRVPDIGGQLADVRAAVAFVRGHERVDPDRVLLWGNSLGGAHVITVAADDPRIAAVVAQIPFNGFPKQVEGRSTVQTLRVLGAIVWDALRGRLGLSPYYIPMVGHPGELAVTATPEAGQHIQTLTGGESTSWRNSVAPRGLLQMMRYRPAGAAARLTCPLLVCVAAEDQETPLETTRVLAERAPRGELRVYPGTHFTFYTDPTFRDGVVADQIDFYRRAFTTV, encoded by the coding sequence ATGCGATCCAGGGTGTCCTTCACCGCCGGCGGCGTCCGCTGCGCCGGCCATCTCTACCTGCCCGCCGGTTCCGGGGCGGTGCCGTGCGTGGTGCTCTGCCACGGCTTCAGCGGCACCATGGACCGGCTCTTCGACTACGCCGAGCGCTTCGCCGCCGAAGGCCTGGCCGCGCTGGTCTTCGACTACCGCAGCTTCGGCGAGAGCGACGGCGAGCCGCGCCGGGTTCCGGACATCGGCGGCCAGCTCGCCGACGTCCGCGCCGCGGTGGCCTTCGTACGCGGGCACGAGCGGGTCGACCCCGACCGGGTGCTGCTGTGGGGCAACTCGCTGGGCGGCGCGCACGTGATCACGGTGGCCGCGGACGACCCCCGGATCGCCGCCGTGGTGGCACAGATCCCGTTCAACGGGTTCCCGAAGCAGGTCGAGGGCCGCTCGACCGTTCAGACGCTGCGGGTGCTGGGCGCGATCGTCTGGGACGCGCTCCGGGGGAGGCTGGGCCTGAGCCCGTACTACATCCCCATGGTGGGGCACCCCGGAGAGCTCGCCGTGACCGCCACCCCCGAGGCCGGCCAGCACATTCAGACCCTGACCGGCGGGGAGAGCACGTCATGGCGCAACAGCGTCGCGCCCAGGGGGCTGCTGCAGATGATGCGCTACCGCCCCGCCGGCGCCGCGGCCCGCCTGACCTGCCCGCTGCTCGTCTGCGTCGCCGCCGAGGACCAGGAGACGCCCCTGGAGACCACCCGCGTCCTGGCCGAGCGTGCACCACGAGGCGAACTGCGCGTCTACCCCGGCACCCACTTCACCTTCTACACCGACCCCACGTTCCGGGACGGCGTGGTCGCCGACCAGATCGACTTCTACCGCCGGGCCTTCACCACGGTGTGA
- a CDS encoding DUF5994 family protein produces MFLEPTLTRDGTLDGAWWPHSFDLHRELPALVRLLEERLGPILRVRLDTAAWPELPAHLLVDGRFVRVSGLSATPHTIRVIRGSQDGFLLLVIPPDAAGPVAAAAMRIAASTGNTLSAKEILAPLHLLPRSPAAGMRLRRYQSRDSASVLALIDADRLPGQPSCTPHMLDQAVAGTSRYGCGPWTDLDRPATDVLVDPDGQVAGVVSYATRRDHRAGHVLWLHGREVLHIVEELVGHALLHLGDSRPVLAFTAAPGPGPAALPTGRRPMTRKVLEHAGFAARDSWRYLCRTTPGASHAPARPEVVVVASSTPPGWWLKARDDDVSAEVVAQEPIDGFGILWWFGAAAGHADEGLERELLSQADTLLHEHGASETVLYAAGDPEPCWELFDTAGFAEIDHLASFTRPSPPTDRPHPGRGL; encoded by the coding sequence GTGTTCCTCGAACCCACGCTGACTCGCGACGGAACGCTCGACGGCGCGTGGTGGCCGCACTCCTTCGACCTCCACCGCGAGCTACCCGCCCTCGTCCGGCTCCTCGAGGAGCGCCTCGGGCCCATCCTGCGGGTCAGGCTCGACACGGCTGCCTGGCCAGAGCTCCCGGCCCACCTGCTGGTAGATGGCCGGTTCGTGCGGGTCAGCGGCTTGTCGGCGACTCCGCACACCATCAGGGTGATTCGCGGCAGCCAGGATGGCTTCCTCCTCCTGGTGATCCCGCCCGACGCCGCCGGACCTGTCGCCGCCGCCGCGATGAGAATCGCCGCGAGCACGGGCAACACGCTGTCCGCGAAGGAAATCCTCGCCCCGCTCCACCTGCTCCCTCGTTCACCGGCAGCGGGGATGAGACTGCGCCGCTACCAGAGCCGCGACAGCGCGTCGGTGCTCGCGCTCATCGATGCCGACCGCCTGCCGGGCCAGCCGTCGTGCACCCCTCACATGCTCGACCAGGCGGTGGCAGGAACGTCCCGGTACGGCTGCGGTCCCTGGACCGACCTCGACCGCCCCGCAACCGACGTGCTGGTGGATCCGGACGGTCAGGTCGCGGGAGTCGTGTCGTACGCGACACGCCGGGATCACCGCGCCGGGCACGTCCTGTGGCTGCACGGGCGCGAGGTCCTGCACATCGTCGAAGAGCTCGTCGGCCACGCCCTTCTTCACCTGGGCGACAGCAGACCCGTGCTCGCCTTCACCGCCGCGCCGGGCCCCGGCCCGGCGGCCCTGCCGACGGGGCGCCGGCCCATGACACGAAAGGTCCTCGAACACGCGGGGTTCGCCGCGCGGGACTCCTGGCGCTACCTGTGCCGCACGACACCCGGTGCTTCCCACGCTCCGGCCCGCCCCGAGGTTGTCGTCGTCGCCAGCAGCACCCCGCCGGGCTGGTGGCTGAAGGCCCGGGACGACGACGTCTCGGCCGAAGTGGTCGCCCAGGAGCCGATCGACGGCTTCGGCATCCTGTGGTGGTTCGGCGCGGCCGCCGGACACGCCGATGAGGGGCTCGAACGGGAGCTGCTGTCCCAGGCGGACACCCTCCTGCACGAACACGGGGCATCGGAGACGGTCCTGTACGCTGCGGGCGATCCCGAACCTTGCTGGGAGCTGTTCGACACCGCCGGTTTCGCCGAGATCGACCATCTGGCCTCCTTCACCCGCCCGAGTCCTCCCACCGACCGGCCACACCCGGGAAGAGGCCTTTGA
- a CDS encoding ATP-dependent Clp protease ATP-binding subunit codes for MFEKFTDQARRAVVLAQEEARMLNHNFIGTEHILLGLIQEGEGLAAKALQSLGVSLEGVRRQIKEIIGQGLPAESAHIPFTLRARKVLELSVREAVQLGHDHIGTEHILLGLIREGAGVAAQVLVNLEADPGRIRSWVIQSLSSPGDGPSTPPPAFQEPIRRSAAMLDQFGRNLTQAAREGKLDPVIGREKEIERVMQVLSRRTKNNPVLIGEPGVGKTAVVEGLSQKIVRGEVPETLKDKQLYTLDLGALIAGSRYRGDFEERLKKVLKEIRTRGDIILFIDELHTLVGAGAAEGAIDAASILKPMLARGELQTIGATTLDEHRRHFEKDAALARRFQPILVPEPSLDHTIEMLKGLRRRYEAHHAVSITDDALVAAARLADRYVSDRCLPDKAIDLIDEAGARLRIHRMTDPVDACVKDVVTGELIAEVLATATGIPVFKLTEEESQRLLRMEDELHKRIIGQDDAIKGLSRSIRRTRAGLKDPRRPGGSFIFAGPSGVGKTELSKALAEFLFGDEDALISLDMSEFMEKHTVSRLFGSPPGYVGYEEGGQLTEKVRRKPFSVVLFDEIEKAHPDIFNSLLQILEDGRLTDAQGRVVDFKNTVIIMTTNLGTRDISKGIGVGFAKSNDTESNYERMKAKVQEELKQHFRPEFLNRVDDIVVFHQLTPNEIIKIVDLMLAQVDARLKDRDMGLEVSPEAKQLLADRGYDPVMGARPLRRTIQRELEDSLSEKILYGELRPGQVVKVAVDGLGLVFISGSAPSDRRHSVAAPV; via the coding sequence ATGTTCGAGAAGTTCACCGACCAAGCGAGGCGTGCCGTCGTCCTGGCGCAGGAGGAGGCCAGGATGCTCAACCACAATTTCATCGGTACCGAGCACATTCTTCTCGGCTTGATCCAGGAAGGTGAGGGTCTGGCCGCCAAGGCTCTGCAGAGCCTCGGTGTCAGCCTTGAGGGAGTGCGCCGGCAGATCAAGGAGATCATCGGCCAGGGCCTGCCGGCCGAGTCGGCGCACATCCCGTTCACCCTGCGGGCCAGGAAGGTCCTGGAGCTGTCGGTCCGTGAGGCCGTGCAGCTGGGCCACGACCACATCGGCACCGAGCACATCCTGCTCGGGCTCATCCGCGAGGGTGCGGGCGTGGCGGCCCAGGTACTGGTCAACCTCGAAGCCGATCCCGGGCGAATCCGGAGCTGGGTCATCCAGTCGCTCTCCAGTCCCGGGGACGGGCCGTCGACGCCGCCCCCGGCCTTTCAGGAGCCGATCCGGCGGTCCGCCGCGATGCTCGACCAGTTCGGCCGTAACCTGACCCAGGCCGCCCGCGAGGGCAAGCTGGATCCGGTCATCGGCCGTGAGAAGGAGATCGAGCGGGTCATGCAGGTCCTGTCCCGCAGGACCAAGAACAACCCCGTTCTCATCGGCGAGCCCGGCGTCGGCAAGACTGCCGTCGTCGAGGGCCTGTCGCAGAAGATCGTCAGGGGCGAGGTGCCCGAGACGCTGAAGGACAAGCAGCTCTACACGCTTGACCTCGGCGCCCTGATCGCCGGCTCCCGCTACCGCGGTGACTTCGAGGAGCGCCTGAAGAAGGTGCTGAAGGAGATCCGCACGCGCGGCGACATCATCTTGTTCATCGACGAGCTGCACACGCTCGTGGGTGCGGGCGCCGCGGAGGGCGCGATCGACGCCGCCAGCATCCTCAAGCCGATGCTGGCCCGCGGCGAGCTGCAGACGATCGGCGCGACCACGCTCGACGAGCACCGCAGGCACTTCGAGAAGGACGCCGCTCTCGCCCGCCGTTTCCAGCCGATCCTGGTCCCCGAGCCCTCACTCGACCACACGATCGAGATGCTGAAGGGCCTGCGCAGGCGCTACGAGGCGCACCACGCCGTCTCGATCACTGATGACGCCCTCGTGGCCGCGGCGCGGCTGGCCGACCGGTACGTCAGCGACCGCTGCCTGCCCGACAAGGCGATCGACCTCATCGACGAGGCGGGGGCGCGGCTGCGCATCCACCGGATGACCGATCCCGTCGATGCGTGCGTCAAGGACGTCGTCACCGGGGAACTGATCGCCGAGGTCCTGGCGACCGCCACCGGCATCCCGGTCTTCAAGCTGACCGAGGAGGAGTCGCAGCGCCTGCTCCGCATGGAGGACGAGCTGCACAAGCGGATCATCGGCCAGGACGACGCCATCAAGGGCCTGTCGCGCTCCATCCGGCGTACCCGCGCCGGGCTGAAGGACCCGCGCCGTCCCGGTGGTTCGTTCATCTTCGCCGGCCCCTCCGGTGTGGGTAAGACCGAGCTGTCCAAGGCTCTGGCGGAGTTCCTCTTCGGTGACGAGGACGCGCTGATCAGCCTGGACATGTCGGAGTTCATGGAGAAGCACACCGTCTCCCGGCTGTTCGGCTCGCCTCCCGGCTACGTCGGCTACGAGGAGGGCGGCCAGCTCACCGAGAAGGTGCGGCGCAAGCCGTTCTCCGTGGTGCTGTTCGACGAGATCGAGAAGGCCCACCCCGACATCTTCAACTCGCTGCTGCAGATCCTGGAGGACGGCCGGCTGACCGACGCCCAGGGCCGGGTGGTCGACTTCAAGAACACGGTCATCATCATGACCACCAACCTCGGTACCCGCGACATCTCCAAGGGCATCGGGGTCGGGTTCGCGAAGTCCAACGACACCGAGTCCAACTACGAGCGGATGAAGGCGAAGGTCCAGGAGGAGCTCAAGCAGCACTTCCGGCCCGAGTTCCTCAACCGTGTCGACGACATCGTGGTCTTCCACCAGCTGACGCCGAACGAGATCATCAAGATCGTGGATCTGATGCTCGCCCAGGTGGACGCCAGGCTGAAGGACCGCGACATGGGGCTCGAGGTCTCGCCCGAGGCCAAGCAGCTGCTCGCCGACCGCGGCTACGACCCCGTCATGGGCGCCCGGCCGCTGCGGCGCACGATCCAGCGCGAGCTGGAGGACTCGCTGTCGGAGAAGATCCTCTACGGCGAGCTCCGGCCCGGCCAGGTCGTCAAGGTCGCCGTCGACGGTCTCGGGCTCGTCTTCATCAGCGGGAGCGCGCCCAGCGACCGGCGTCACAGCGTGGCGGCGCCCGTCTGA
- a CDS encoding STAS domain-containing protein, translating into MTVIDTAPLGVANTGKPTIVHLSGEIDLFTTAALRRQLMGTLRYSTSLLILDLSQVSFCDTGGLAVLVGIQHRARSMGITVALRGPDASMSRLLRVTGLDRGLPMVV; encoded by the coding sequence ATGACCGTCATCGACACCGCGCCGCTCGGCGTGGCCAACACCGGCAAGCCGACCATCGTCCACCTGTCCGGCGAGATCGACCTCTTCACCACCGCGGCACTTCGCCGGCAACTGATGGGCACGCTGCGCTACAGCACGAGTCTGCTCATCCTCGACCTGTCGCAGGTGTCGTTCTGCGACACCGGCGGGCTGGCCGTGCTGGTCGGCATCCAGCACCGCGCACGTTCGATGGGCATCACCGTCGCTCTGAGGGGGCCCGACGCGTCCATGTCCCGGCTGCTGCGCGTCACCGGCCTGGACCGAGGGCTGCCGATGGTGGTGTGA
- a CDS encoding MDR family MFS transporter, giving the protein MKAQRSTSPGVAAAMCALILAVLLAALDQTIVSTALPRIAEDLNGFDDIAWVSAAYLLASTAVTPLWGKLGDMYGRKRLYLASTTIFLIASVACGLVQNLPELIGSRVLQGVGGGGMIVLTFALVGDIAAPSQRGRYQAMFGSVYGVASIVGPLLGGVFTDQLSWRWAFLINLPIGAVALVIAARALPAVARQTTARIDYLGASMLAAIATGLILITSFGARWGWGSPAILGLIAATVALAVLLVPVERHAAAPVLPPAMFASWTVVGPSLIAFVANAAMFSVLVYLPTYLQIVHGVSATLSGISMLPLVAGLVASQSLAGRWAANAGRLRRILLAGLLVNLAGLLLLSTIGAATNALVLSSYFLITGVGIGMVPMVVMTTVQNSVPPADLGAASAVVTFARSIGAAFGVAVFATLLNTGFAGRTRGLPALGGFDAGRPDTIAQLPAASRDVALEAFAHATATGYLWMAPTLAIGILLALFLRPARRTEGTSGVPGLATRKDTVPTA; this is encoded by the coding sequence ATGAAGGCACAGCGATCCACATCACCCGGTGTGGCCGCCGCCATGTGCGCGCTGATACTGGCGGTTCTCCTGGCGGCTCTGGACCAGACGATCGTCTCGACGGCGTTGCCGCGGATAGCGGAGGATCTGAACGGGTTCGACGACATCGCGTGGGTCAGCGCCGCCTACCTCCTCGCCTCGACGGCGGTGACTCCGCTGTGGGGCAAACTCGGCGACATGTACGGCCGCAAGCGCCTGTACCTGGCCTCGACCACGATCTTCCTGATCGCCTCGGTGGCCTGCGGCCTGGTACAGAACCTGCCCGAGCTGATCGGCAGCCGGGTGCTGCAGGGCGTGGGCGGCGGCGGCATGATCGTGCTGACCTTCGCCCTGGTCGGTGACATCGCGGCCCCGAGCCAACGGGGCCGCTACCAGGCCATGTTCGGTTCCGTCTACGGCGTCGCCAGCATCGTCGGTCCCCTGCTGGGCGGCGTCTTCACCGACCAGCTGTCCTGGCGGTGGGCCTTTCTGATCAATCTCCCCATCGGTGCCGTCGCCCTCGTCATCGCCGCGCGGGCACTGCCCGCGGTCGCCAGGCAGACCACAGCGCGCATCGACTACCTGGGCGCCTCGATGCTGGCCGCGATCGCCACCGGCCTGATCCTCATCACGTCGTTCGGAGCCCGCTGGGGCTGGGGCTCGCCGGCCATCCTCGGCCTGATCGCGGCCACCGTCGCGCTGGCCGTGCTGCTGGTGCCCGTCGAGCGCCACGCCGCCGCCCCGGTCCTTCCTCCGGCCATGTTCGCCTCCTGGACCGTGGTCGGACCATCGCTGATCGCGTTCGTCGCCAACGCGGCGATGTTCAGCGTCCTGGTCTACCTGCCCACCTACCTCCAGATCGTCCACGGGGTCTCGGCCACGCTCTCAGGCATCTCCATGCTGCCCCTGGTCGCCGGTCTGGTCGCCAGCCAGTCCCTGGCCGGACGATGGGCCGCGAACGCCGGTCGGCTGCGCCGCATCCTGCTCGCGGGCCTGCTCGTCAACCTCGCCGGCCTGCTGCTGCTGAGCACGATCGGAGCCGCCACCAACGCCCTCGTCCTGAGCAGCTACTTCCTCATCACCGGAGTGGGCATCGGCATGGTGCCCATGGTCGTGATGACGACCGTCCAGAACAGCGTGCCCCCCGCCGATCTCGGCGCCGCCAGCGCCGTGGTCACCTTCGCCCGCTCCATCGGCGCGGCCTTCGGCGTCGCCGTCTTCGCCACCCTGCTCAACACCGGCTTCGCCGGCCGCACCCGCGGCCTGCCGGCACTCGGAGGCTTCGACGCCGGCCGCCCCGACACCATCGCTCAGCTCCCTGCCGCCTCGCGCGACGTCGCGCTGGAGGCCTTCGCCCACGCCACGGCCACCGGCTACCTCTGGATGGCGCCCACCCTCGCCATCGGCATCCTGCTCGCCCTCTTCCTCAGGCCGGCCCGCAGGACCGAAGGGACAAGCGGTGTCCCCGGCCTCGCCACCCGCAAGGACACCGTCCCGACCGCCTGA
- a CDS encoding serine/threonine protein kinase — MRTRKLTTLLAGAALVSTTTLVAGATPAGAAGPCGSSYSRVGVYNIGIEKYGYRTGILEVYYSSSTGKNCALTYGDGPYANTTSWKGVVLSRGDGSGRVSDAGDYKYYAGPVYVSAPGQCIDVEGISPSWTSVKLNNVHCG; from the coding sequence GTGCGGACACGCAAGCTGACGACCCTCCTGGCCGGCGCGGCCCTGGTCTCCACCACCACGCTGGTCGCAGGCGCCACCCCGGCCGGCGCGGCCGGGCCCTGTGGCAGCAGCTACAGCCGGGTCGGCGTCTACAACATCGGCATCGAGAAGTACGGGTACCGTACGGGCATTCTGGAGGTGTACTACAGCTCCAGCACCGGCAAGAACTGTGCCCTCACCTATGGTGACGGCCCGTACGCCAACACCACGAGCTGGAAGGGTGTCGTGCTCTCACGAGGCGATGGCAGCGGGAGAGTCTCCGACGCCGGTGACTACAAGTACTACGCCGGTCCGGTGTACGTCTCAGCGCCCGGCCAGTGCATCGACGTAGAGGGAATCTCGCCGTCGTGGACGAGCGTCAAGCTCAACAACGTGCACTGCGGCTGA
- a CDS encoding ABC-F family ATP-binding cassette domain-containing protein, with the protein MSTKSAITFHDLTFEWPDGTVALSGVNGTFSTGRTGLIGRNGAGKSTLLRLIAGLLQPTAGQIDTIGEVGYLPQTLTLRREATIAELLGIDQIIAAMRAIESGDVDQRHFDTIGDDWDIESRADQALHQIGFSAGDLGRRVAEVSGGEAMLIAITGLRIRRTPITLLDEPTNNLDRPTRAKLADFVDQWPGTLVVVSHDLELLEHMDNTTELYGGTLDTFGGPYSAWKEHQEQEQAAAVQAARSAQQALKVEKRQRVEAETKLARRERTAKKTQKDGGIPKILAGNRASKAQASAGSLRSTLDDKVQAAQAALDAADARVREEEHISLVLPDPDVPRGRRLANLHDQDRTFVIQGPERVALVGANGTGKSTLIEQLVRGTAPTPGRPHGQLLTELAGYLPQRLDGLDDDASAMANVQSVAPGTPAGTIRNQLARLLLRGDSADRPVRTLSGGERFRVSLARLLLSEPPLQLLVLDEPTNNLDIASVEQLAEALDAYRGALVVVSHDFAFLERIGVDTVIELGSDGRMRQRRDLGFSALTG; encoded by the coding sequence ATGTCCACGAAGTCCGCCATCACCTTCCACGATCTGACCTTCGAATGGCCGGACGGCACCGTGGCGCTCTCGGGCGTCAACGGCACGTTCAGCACCGGCCGTACCGGCTTGATCGGCCGCAACGGCGCAGGGAAGTCGACGCTGCTGCGGCTGATCGCGGGCCTCCTGCAGCCGACCGCCGGCCAGATCGACACCATCGGCGAGGTCGGCTACCTGCCTCAGACGCTCACGCTCCGGCGAGAAGCCACGATCGCCGAGCTCCTCGGGATCGATCAGATCATCGCCGCGATGCGGGCCATCGAGTCCGGCGACGTCGACCAGCGCCACTTCGACACGATCGGCGATGACTGGGACATCGAGTCCCGCGCCGACCAGGCCCTGCACCAGATCGGATTCTCCGCCGGAGACCTCGGCCGCCGCGTGGCCGAGGTCTCCGGCGGAGAGGCGATGCTCATCGCCATCACCGGGCTGCGCATCCGCCGCACTCCCATCACCCTGCTCGACGAGCCCACGAACAACCTCGACCGGCCCACCCGCGCCAAGCTCGCCGACTTCGTCGACCAGTGGCCGGGCACCCTCGTCGTGGTCAGCCACGACCTCGAACTGCTGGAGCACATGGACAACACCACCGAGCTGTACGGCGGCACCCTCGACACCTTCGGCGGCCCGTACAGCGCCTGGAAGGAGCACCAGGAGCAGGAGCAGGCGGCGGCGGTCCAGGCCGCGCGGTCGGCCCAGCAGGCGCTCAAGGTCGAGAAGCGGCAGCGTGTCGAGGCGGAGACGAAGCTGGCGCGCAGGGAGCGCACCGCGAAGAAGACCCAGAAGGACGGCGGCATCCCGAAGATCCTCGCGGGCAACCGCGCCAGCAAGGCCCAGGCGTCCGCGGGCTCGTTGCGCTCCACACTCGACGACAAGGTCCAGGCGGCGCAGGCCGCACTGGACGCAGCGGACGCCCGCGTACGCGAAGAGGAGCACATCAGCCTCGTCCTGCCCGACCCGGACGTCCCGCGCGGAAGGCGCCTGGCGAACCTGCATGACCAGGACCGCACGTTCGTGATCCAGGGGCCGGAGCGGGTCGCGCTCGTCGGGGCGAACGGCACCGGGAAGTCGACCCTGATCGAGCAGCTCGTCCGCGGTACGGCTCCCACGCCCGGCCGGCCGCACGGGCAGCTCCTGACCGAGCTCGCCGGCTACCTCCCGCAGCGTCTCGACGGGCTCGACGACGATGCGAGCGCGATGGCGAACGTGCAGTCGGTCGCCCCCGGGACGCCGGCGGGCACGATCCGCAACCAGCTCGCGCGGCTTCTCCTGCGGGGCGACAGCGCCGATCGTCCGGTGCGTACGCTCTCCGGCGGCGAGCGGTTCCGCGTCTCCCTCGCGCGGCTCCTCCTGTCGGAGCCCCCGCTTCAGCTGCTGGTCCTGGACGAGCCCACCAACAACCTCGACATCGCCAGCGTCGAGCAGCTCGCCGAGGCCCTCGACGCGTACCGCGGGGCCCTGGTCGTCGTCAGCCACGATTTCGCGTTCCTCGAGCGGATCGGCGTCGACACGGTCATCGAGCTCGGCAGCGACGGCCGCATGCGTCAACGCCGGGACCTCGGCTTCTCAGCCCTGACGGGCTGA
- the rpmF gene encoding 50S ribosomal protein L32 yields MVSPATPDRISCRSDSRPVVGCPAGSLAFATLHERPMAMQHRTSRSRARHRRAQWKASVPALTTCANPACGKPTPPHRACRHCGVYRGRQVLPPAGDAT; encoded by the coding sequence ATGGTGTCCCCGGCAACCCCTGATCGAATCTCCTGCCGCAGTGACTCACGGCCCGTGGTCGGTTGTCCCGCCGGTTCCCTGGCGTTCGCAACCCTTCACGAAAGGCCCATGGCCATGCAGCACCGCACGTCACGTTCCCGCGCCCGCCACCGTCGCGCTCAGTGGAAGGCGAGCGTCCCGGCGCTCACCACCTGCGCGAATCCCGCCTGCGGCAAGCCCACCCCGCCGCACCGCGCGTGCCGGCACTGCGGCGTCTACCGGGGCCGTCAGGTCCTGCCTCCGGCGGGTGATGCCACGTGA